Proteins from a single region of Xenopus laevis strain J_2021 chromosome 9_10S, Xenopus_laevis_v10.1, whole genome shotgun sequence:
- the LOC121399147 gene encoding transcription factor-like 5 protein yields the protein IRPLPSFIKKLTNETGDGNITVKVNNLFNIMAMSDSDYRQLQQISCSHMEGPGIQGPLEVKLNPAFFPQYQSENLTNQYRYKDGSQCGHHETCQELSVAQSDSQEPEMMVLTNCNNGNSAEKTPCNTNRSSSRAKAIAGPRAANKENEILMPMSAGRSKSAVCVRLEERFSSLTNEMPWGQGPHKPDSPMRNLVTLIRHVQQPPGAQEQVLKPTATSGCHPEFPASVCLSVGGICTLEQAKTSGNSCPLLEAARHQEISLPRAFSFCYQQEAESAEQTQGGGSRNFPEQDCPKLGDASCRRRTGKRSHAHQWEHKAERKALRELQNAQDPCDPEETETTSWSATQARASEQELGYQQGGLSQRREKHNRMERDRRRRIRVCCDELNLLVPFCNGDTDKATTLQWTTAFLRYLQEKHGDALKAEFESEFSSRTGGRVAVPDTLQKNIRHSSLLAIK from the exons ATTAGGCCACTCCCATCCTTCATAAAAAAACTGACCAATGAGACAGGAGATGGTAACATAACAGTGAAGGTAAACAACCTATTTAATATAATGGCAATGAGTGACAGCGACTACAGGCAGCTCCAGCAGATCTCCTGTTCCCACATGGAGGGGCCTGGTATCCAAGGGCCACTGGAGGTCAAGCTCAACCCAGCGTTCTTCCCCCAGTATCAGTCTGAGAATTTAACCAACCAGTACAGATATAAAGATGGCAGCCAATGTGGCCATCACGAGACCTGCCAGGAACTGAGTGTGGCCCAGTCAGACTCCCAGGAGCCTGAAATGATGGTACTAACCAACTGCAATAATGGGAATTCAGCTGAGAAAACTCCATGTAACACCAACAGGAGCTCTTCAAGAGCCAAAGCCATAGCAGGGCCTCGGGCAGCCAATAAAGAGAATGAAATCTTGATGCCGATGTCTGCGGGCAGGTCTAAGTCAGCAGTCTGTGTCCGACTAGAAGAGAGGTTCAGCAGTTTAACCAATGAAATGCCCTGGGGCCAAGGGCCACACAAACCTGACAGTCCCATGAGAAA CTTGGTGACCCTAATCCGTCACGTGCAACAGCCACCAGGTGCCCAGGAGCAGGTACTGAAACCAACTGCCACCTCAGGCTGCCACCCAGAGTTTCCTGCGAGTGTCTGCTTGTCTGTAGGGGGTATCTGCACCCTGGAACAG GCAAAGACTTCTGGGAATTCCTGTCCACTACTGGAGGCTGCCAGACACCAGGAAATCTCCCTGCCCCGGGCATTTTCTTTCTGTTACCAGCAGGAGGCAGAATCAGCTGAACAGACACAAGGGGGTGGCAGTAGGAATTTTCCTGAGCAAGACTGCCCGAAATTGGGCG ATGCGTCTTGCAGGCGCCGCACAGGCAAGAGAAGTCACGCTCACCAGTGGGAGCACAAGGCAGAACGAAAAGCTCTGAGAGAACTGCAGAATGCACAGGATCCATGTGACCCAGAGGAAACTGAAACAACTTCTTGGTCAGCCACACAAGCCAGGGCTAGTGAGCAGGAACTGGGCTACCAGCAGGGGGGGCTCTCCCAGCGCAGAGAAAAGCACAACCGCATGGAGAGAGACAGAAG GCGCAGAATTAGGGTTTGCTGCGATGAGCTCAACCTCCTGGTTCCTTTCTGCAATGGAGACACTGACAAAGCCACGACGCTCCAATGGACCACAGCGTTCCTGAGATATCTCCAGGAAAAGCATGGCGATGCCCTCAAAGCA GAGTTTGAAAGTGAATTTAGCAGCAGGACAGGAGGGCGAGTTGCAGTGCCGGACACATTGCAGAAAAATATAAGGCACAGCTCCCTGTTGGCAATCAAATGA
- the LOC108705690 gene encoding protein kinase C delta type translates to MERDFGDKCGRRDFFLQESEFSAKKKMKKRKKKEEEDPSWKMKKKRRCESPVEDPAVERYGDGGRKQYPLRKKRSRSPEENPAVERYRDEDRKQYPLRRKRSRSPEEDPVGGKEKQVREDAKTSAYLDINNYSLYKELGKGSFGKVVLASYTIKDQLTAIKIIEKQREDDLKYVRREASVLQIASRCPFLCRAMATFQTQSLILLALEYVSGGTLQNIIKTRGHLNSEQILFYASEIVVGIKFLHKNGIVHRDLKPENILVDDQGHIKICDFGLVCTRMYGEKTRCGYYGTPGYTAPQVLSEENYDAGADWWSFGVILYEMATGKLPFSPKGTLEQQAETIINGEPEYPDSLSSTLRDLIEQLLKKEADQRLGVNGNIRHHPFFSTLKWKRVKKRKLESPIIPKPAKGLIKKDISFPKENPSETRMLKRFNYVDPSWLE, encoded by the exons ATGGAGAGAGATTTTGGAGATAAATGCGGtagaagagatttttttttgcaggaaagtgAATTTTCAGcgaagaagaagatgaagaagaggaagaagaaggaggaagaagatccttcttggaaaatgaagaagaagaggagatgtgaGAGTCCAGTGGAAGACCCAGCTG tggAAAGATATGGAGATGGAGGTAGAAAGCAGTATCCTCTGAGAAAAAAAAGATCTCGAAGTCCAGAGGAGAACCCAGCTG tggaaagaTACAGAGATGAGGATAGAAAGCAGTATCCTCTGAGAAGGAAAAGATCTAGAAGTCCGGAGGAGGACCCAGTTG GAGGAAAAGAGAAGCAGGTTCGAGAGGACGCCAAAACATCTGCATACCTCGACATCAACAATTACAGCCTATATAAAGAGTTAGGCAAAGGCAGCTTTGGCAAG GTGGTGTTGGCATCATATACCATCAAGGACCAACTGACTGCTATTAAGATCATCGAGAAGCAGCGGGAGGATGACTTGAAATATGTCAGGAGAGAGGCATCGGTTCTCCAGATTGCTAGCAGGTGCCCATTCCTATGCCGGGCAATGGCGACTTTCCAAACTCAG TCGCTGATCCTGCTAGCCCTGGAGTACGTCAGTGGCGGCACTCTGCAGAACATCATCAAGACCCGGGGCCATCTGAACAGTGAGCAAATCCT gttcTATGCTTCAGAAATAGTGGTAGGCATAAAGTTCCTGCACAAGAATGGGATCGTTCATAG AGACCTCAAGCCGGAGAACATATTGGTGGATGACCAGGGCCACATAAAGATCTGTGATTTTGGCCTTGTCTGCACCCGTATGTATGGAGAGAAGACGCGGTGTGGCTATTATGGAACACCAGGCTACACAGCACCACAG GTTTTATCAGAGGAGAATTACGACGCTGGAGCTGACTGGTGGTCATTCGGCGTCATCTTGTATGAAATGGCCACCGGTAAATTACCGTTCTCGCCgaagggaaccctggaacaaCAGGCAGAAACCATTATCAACGGAGAGCCTGAGTATCCAGATTCCCTTTCTTCCACCCTGCGGGACCTCATAGAGCAG CTCTTGAAGAAGGAGGCCGACCAACGCCTTGGGGTGAATGGCAACATCCGGCATCACCCTTTCTTTTCTACTCTCAAATGGAAGAGAGTGAAGAAGAGAAAACTGGAGTCTCCCATAATACCT AAACCAGCCAAGGGACTCATCAAAAAAGACATCTCATTCCCGAAAGAGAACCCGAGTGAGACCCGAATGCTCAAGAGGTTCAATTACGTGGACCCGAGCTGGCTGGAATAA